A genomic region of Natronoarchaeum mannanilyticum contains the following coding sequences:
- a CDS encoding ATP-dependent DNA helicase, whose protein sequence is MTEPNDQQRELIGSTEGIYLVDAGAGTGKTFAITRRYATIVEQPDVEPDDVLLVTFTNNAATEMKERIVGRSDYGMRELADAPIQTFHSLCHDILQEHGHAAPTYLGIDDTITNSTRIVEDELVESALFQEFIDRFSDDHPEYDDLFRAISDPSGLLDLVEQLAAKGVFPTENGWYRDGGQHLDGDFEAFEQLFDEVNKPRNGGSKQSRLRSKLSRYGKNKCYLPDAPDKAEIRGSGKQVPPSLATRIFNEDRTELKQFVHDVYYEYLAFALRRNYLNFGFLQLFAFVLLCENHELRDKVAFEYVMVDEFQDSSEIQFKLALLLAETDNFCAVGDWKQSIYGFQYADVDNIIEFGDRIDQFATQLNEDAERVSFETDDVNTIEFVENYRSTQEILDFSEYGLLVPAASSDEVDVEETRDRITQLQSNTDHENTTIEAVQSEQEHELIVEKAQEIVGNDTYQVEDEDGNLRPAEYRDIAVLTRTRDFGRELLQTAEEYGLPMAYEGGIELFRTDQAKLLLAWLRILEDDLDRGWAAVLEEAEYTIDEVDRILEQERYPQNMVEFREKLAAMETLGGVARRVFEQYGYDGATADVVLDTIQSVRNETTMTRGDLIRFIERGIEAGSTHEVSASAGANSVTVQTIHSAKGLEYPIVILANMNSGRFPPSGGSSDTISFEEPVGLRQQKEYAEDAHGMPHVYDNWRSDVIQKCLPRDYDEERRLLYVAITRAESHVVFTAGEDPNTFLEELPVDAKSAVPDPDEVTIDATEQAQFRVDIPAPEGPKGHTPHTLMRDDVFEDVEEGMGSEFGTRVHDFAEAYALGADATPANEDERHVQQLIDDLEGELLVEEEVYLPLTVDGDEVTISGIVDLVHITPSRVEIVDYKTDRSRRAESEYRKQLSVYFHVATSQYPDQEVTASIFYTDDGTQRKIDPLPREELQNLIREIDSTH, encoded by the coding sequence ATGACTGAACCTAACGATCAGCAACGAGAACTCATTGGCAGCACTGAGGGCATCTATCTCGTCGACGCCGGGGCAGGGACCGGCAAGACGTTCGCGATCACTCGACGCTACGCTACCATCGTCGAGCAACCCGACGTCGAACCGGACGACGTCCTGCTCGTGACGTTTACCAACAACGCGGCGACTGAGATGAAAGAACGCATCGTCGGGCGAAGCGACTACGGTATGCGTGAACTCGCCGATGCCCCCATTCAGACGTTCCACTCACTATGTCACGACATCCTCCAGGAGCACGGCCACGCTGCGCCCACGTACCTGGGGATCGACGATACGATCACAAACTCCACTCGAATCGTCGAGGACGAACTCGTCGAAAGCGCGCTATTCCAAGAGTTTATCGACCGATTCAGCGACGATCACCCCGAGTACGACGATCTCTTTCGAGCCATTTCCGATCCCAGTGGGCTGCTCGACCTTGTCGAACAGTTGGCGGCGAAAGGCGTGTTCCCGACCGAGAACGGCTGGTACCGCGACGGAGGACAGCATCTGGATGGCGACTTCGAAGCGTTCGAGCAATTGTTTGACGAGGTGAACAAGCCGCGGAACGGCGGTAGTAAGCAATCCCGACTCCGATCGAAGCTCAGCCGCTATGGGAAGAATAAATGCTATCTCCCTGATGCACCCGACAAGGCCGAGATTCGGGGGAGCGGTAAGCAGGTACCTCCATCTTTGGCTACCAGGATATTCAACGAGGATCGAACTGAGCTGAAGCAGTTCGTTCACGACGTCTACTATGAGTATCTCGCGTTCGCGCTTCGACGCAACTACTTGAATTTCGGATTTCTCCAGCTGTTCGCATTCGTTCTGCTCTGTGAGAACCACGAACTTCGGGACAAGGTCGCTTTCGAGTACGTGATGGTTGACGAGTTCCAGGACTCGAGCGAAATCCAATTCAAACTCGCTTTGCTCCTCGCCGAGACGGACAACTTCTGCGCGGTGGGTGACTGGAAGCAAAGCATCTACGGGTTCCAATATGCCGACGTCGACAACATCATTGAGTTCGGGGACCGAATCGATCAGTTCGCCACTCAACTGAACGAAGACGCTGAACGCGTCTCGTTCGAGACCGACGACGTAAACACCATCGAGTTCGTCGAGAACTATCGGTCAACCCAAGAGATTCTGGACTTCTCGGAATATGGGCTGCTGGTCCCGGCAGCGAGCAGTGACGAGGTCGACGTCGAAGAAACCCGAGACCGAATCACACAGCTCCAGTCGAACACCGATCACGAGAACACGACTATCGAAGCGGTACAGAGCGAACAAGAGCACGAGCTGATCGTCGAAAAGGCACAGGAGATCGTCGGAAACGACACCTATCAGGTAGAGGATGAAGACGGAAACCTTCGTCCAGCAGAATACCGCGACATCGCAGTGCTGACTCGAACGAGGGACTTCGGCCGTGAACTGCTTCAGACTGCCGAGGAATACGGGTTGCCAATGGCCTACGAAGGCGGTATCGAACTATTCCGGACCGATCAAGCAAAGCTCCTCTTGGCGTGGCTCAGAATCCTCGAAGACGATCTCGACCGCGGCTGGGCTGCCGTCCTCGAAGAAGCAGAGTATACTATTGACGAGGTGGATCGCATCCTCGAGCAGGAACGCTATCCACAGAACATGGTCGAGTTCCGGGAGAAATTGGCCGCGATGGAGACGCTCGGCGGAGTCGCACGCCGTGTATTCGAACAGTATGGATACGACGGCGCGACGGCCGATGTGGTCCTCGACACGATTCAGTCAGTACGTAACGAGACGACCATGACTCGGGGGGACCTCATCCGGTTCATCGAACGCGGGATCGAAGCTGGAAGTACCCACGAGGTCAGCGCGAGTGCTGGGGCGAATTCGGTGACGGTCCAAACGATCCACTCCGCGAAAGGGCTGGAGTATCCCATCGTCATCCTCGCAAACATGAATAGCGGTCGGTTCCCACCGTCTGGCGGTAGCAGTGACACGATCAGCTTCGAGGAACCGGTCGGTCTCCGACAGCAGAAGGAGTATGCTGAGGATGCACACGGTATGCCACACGTCTACGACAACTGGCGATCCGACGTGATTCAGAAATGTCTTCCGCGCGATTACGACGAAGAACGTCGTCTGCTATACGTCGCAATCACGCGAGCTGAGAGCCACGTCGTTTTCACGGCAGGAGAGGACCCGAATACCTTCCTCGAAGAACTCCCTGTAGACGCCAAGTCAGCGGTTCCTGATCCGGACGAGGTTACTATAGACGCAACAGAACAAGCCCAATTCCGAGTCGACATCCCCGCTCCTGAGGGACCGAAAGGACATACACCACACACGCTGATGCGCGATGACGTATTCGAGGATGTCGAAGAGGGCATGGGTAGTGAGTTCGGTACGAGAGTTCACGACTTCGCAGAAGCGTACGCCCTCGGTGCTGACGCCACTCCGGCGAACGAGGATGAGCGGCACGTTCAGCAGTTGATCGATGATCTCGAGGGCGAATTACTGGTGGAAGAGGAGGTCTATCTCCCACTCACTGTCGATGGTGATGAAGTCACTATCTCTGGTATCGTCGATCTCGTCCATATCACTCCAAGCCGGGTCGAGATAGTGGATTACAAGACCGATCGTAGCCGTCGTGCAGAGTCTGAGTATCGAAAACAGCTTAGCGTCTACTTCCACGTAGCTACGTCGCAATATCCTGATCAAGAGGTTACAGCGTCTATCTTTTATACTGATGACGGGACTCAGCGAAAAATCGACCCCCTTCCCCGTGAGGAACTTCAAAACTTGATTCGGGAGATCGATTCGACTCATTAA
- a CDS encoding BREX protein BrxB domain-containing protein, whose amino-acid sequence MSQGSSSPYREFKEKLRTFAQGQHGIRNPFVIAAVDPAIEHQTADRLETWASGRIEPPEIPDEVTVQPIWLDELLPQTDVYKLLVDLGEPLADLDDDTSPGKRIEETMQDQLAEELVQQMVEHELSKEQLETQSHVVLLLNLGSLYPFTRASELLDELDRRNVKSTIGIPFPGDVVGGKLSFFGGESRHYYPAHQIDEPIQGVHLQ is encoded by the coding sequence ATGAGCCAAGGAAGTTCGTCGCCGTATCGTGAGTTCAAAGAGAAGCTACGTACGTTCGCGCAGGGGCAGCATGGGATCCGCAACCCATTCGTCATCGCTGCCGTCGATCCGGCGATCGAACACCAGACGGCTGACCGCCTCGAGACCTGGGCGAGTGGTCGAATCGAACCACCAGAAATCCCTGACGAAGTCACCGTTCAGCCGATCTGGCTCGACGAGCTACTTCCGCAGACCGACGTGTACAAACTCCTCGTCGATCTAGGCGAGCCCCTGGCCGATCTCGACGACGATACGTCGCCAGGGAAGCGTATCGAGGAGACGATGCAGGACCAGCTCGCCGAAGAGCTGGTTCAGCAGATGGTCGAACACGAACTCAGCAAAGAACAGCTGGAAACTCAGAGCCACGTGGTTCTGCTGCTCAACCTCGGCAGTCTGTATCCGTTCACGCGCGCCTCGGAACTGCTCGACGAACTCGACCGCCGGAACGTCAAGTCCACGATCGGCATACCGTTCCCCGGTGACGTCGTCGGCGGCAAGTTGAGCTTCTTTGGCGGCGAATCGCGACACTACTACCCAGCACACCAGATTGACGAGCCTATTCAGGGGGTGCATCTCCAATGA
- a CDS encoding nucleoid-associated protein: MDISIQGMAYSPIEYGLESGDQWQNSVGQDTASELDVFAEYITEVIVKSDQSNVTRGNFDTSGTATEGALQVLCDTDYEDGQSDFCDAAFELTKRLNDVLHHTANEGVLFAVQAGIEGEVLTDDIDTVAVLLKLDLEEAQRVKLKSDNTLKSVSFEDLFPEPEELQKAVMYPLVRTTSFRLPGDVKFYQKDTLSEYFHRFIECDIAPATLEQAKSVFEAISEIKHERTGQRADAEDLNRFRALREDSDGGVVELDEITSAASDIVGETVSGQDLADELGRDNPDAIVMDSNNLPSVVKYEVDEEIEVKFPSTASERVNVNEDENEVEISITGGDLTVAPRDR, translated from the coding sequence ATGGACATATCTATTCAGGGAATGGCCTACTCACCGATTGAGTATGGTCTGGAGAGCGGTGACCAATGGCAGAACTCTGTTGGTCAAGATACGGCTTCTGAATTAGATGTCTTTGCGGAATACATTACTGAGGTGATCGTCAAGTCTGACCAATCAAATGTTACCCGTGGCAATTTCGATACATCAGGAACCGCCACGGAGGGTGCACTTCAGGTATTGTGTGATACAGATTATGAAGACGGACAATCTGATTTCTGCGATGCTGCTTTTGAGTTGACAAAACGCCTGAACGATGTTCTTCATCATACGGCTAACGAAGGCGTTCTCTTTGCGGTTCAGGCTGGTATTGAAGGCGAAGTCCTGACTGACGACATAGACACGGTCGCGGTCCTTCTTAAACTCGATCTTGAAGAGGCTCAGCGAGTGAAATTGAAGTCAGACAATACGCTAAAGTCGGTGAGTTTTGAAGACCTATTTCCAGAACCAGAGGAGCTTCAAAAGGCGGTTATGTATCCGCTAGTTCGAACGACATCATTTCGGCTTCCGGGTGACGTCAAATTCTATCAAAAGGACACTCTATCTGAGTATTTCCACCGATTCATCGAGTGCGACATAGCCCCTGCAACGCTTGAACAAGCCAAGAGCGTCTTTGAGGCCATTAGCGAGATCAAACATGAACGGACAGGCCAGCGAGCAGATGCAGAGGATCTGAACCGTTTCCGTGCCCTTCGCGAGGATAGTGATGGAGGTGTCGTCGAATTAGATGAAATAACCTCAGCAGCGAGTGACATCGTGGGAGAGACTGTGTCTGGTCAAGACCTTGCTGACGAACTGGGGCGAGATAACCCAGACGCAATCGTGATGGACTCTAACAATCTTCCCAGTGTCGTCAAGTACGAGGTGGACGAAGAGATCGAAGTGAAGTTCCCTTCAACGGCAAGTGAACGAGTCAACGTCAATGAGGACGAAAACGAGGTTGAGATTTCGATAACCGGCGGAGACTTAACAGTCGCACCTCGTGACCGATAA
- the pglX gene encoding BREX-5 system adenine-specific DNA-methyltransferase PglX yields MASNSLSQRKAQLDKEERERLEDIVEDLRERVEDNVEFQLTQKGLDDEPEDLDDLDENTRKLAEAIDLEGVDGHTWDEAFEQYVTGVGYTIVNRLAALRCMEVRDFIDEEVTVFKDNGLTPAAETLVHEEFLLEDEAIIQAYHNACDRLAEEIEILFDRDSAYSQVDPDDDTFEELCGMLDEIPNEVWRADDVLGWVYEYYNRPVVEALDAKNTLEPEDVGPANQFYTPHWVVRMLTDNSLGKLYLEATGQEDAIPEPESLSPEERKERLVTPEDSPSVPELCTYLIPDEEPGDAPEFDHPRELRVIDPACGSGHFLLYAFDILERIWWAETELDRAEIPAKVLEHNLYGVDIDLRSCQLSAFNLYLKARTRAEEEDGEFEMPNVGIVCADARVAEVEEGAAVLDEITGEGSDLREAIDDVIETFQQTEALGSLLDVSGTLEEAFDSSKTQSELTDYNEGDHQSLNSFLKALRRAVEERTSDSFGEQNLRSFLNLLVVLTQEYDVSLMNPPYGSGGRMPDSVQDYVSNTYDYKEEYYINFFEACNRRTKNNGRTGMLVPRSFMFLKTFEEFRKDFIGGQGAFDFLAEYGIDILDNATVRTAGTVVRSDVDSEQEGTFLRLDDVEKGEKEDSFLYSAFVSAEEEGIQRVFRREISQFNLVPGTPLTYWIPRSLRELYDSEIVLDAENAGLEKDGISSIKVGLQTGDDSRFTQMFWENQLSDWRPLAKGGEDSWLLPRVRKTVLWGEDGIEVRRYSGSYPRNSQYYFQEGVTFNRVKENGKRFGHFHSGSVFGDKGPVIFPEDNKWDILSYSNSRLFTYLMLAQTTERMWEVGQVSKIPWRDELEVPERLSTLSRESVSHIVSKRQYDFVSPYYDGPVLLDVLGENNTLDLYEHPHRELQEELTLDSPSSTPDVEATLSELGTAAATHLERIEADLQSCADEIDEAVFDCFDISEDQRETILQEIALRTNEDPREQEEYNPESITEPGEDFPEQVKDLLLHFALHAVHEADDGIIPLSEVEGEDDLLTHVEDEFERVWGEYADARLAEVDEVLGSRSAAEEAYPNLRTWLEEDLFDYHVSKFDRVPILWRFTTERLVSDPEGEGFGCLVDYHQLDDGVFDRLQNHYLEPRKNLLRERRSAANRRQSDDSLSASDQAEAAEEYARCESGLEQIEEFEERLAELAQHEPREWPTEQQEVADSAAGRVAEFREQTEERLEIVDELAEMEDVDMGELFTGNFYEKVEDQREEWIGALEDLETAFDAYAAAPDHPVEAHLYDLFDYYANDLLGSSHFASNGILYMTYYFDDFEKADQARLDSAGVSRRQRLISQLASDLDEYIELGESIAEDCEEVSSKIPSDWADRALSEITTAGYQPNHKHGVEINITPLSDAEIVSKTVDDEVL; encoded by the coding sequence ATGGCAAGCAATTCTCTCTCCCAACGGAAGGCCCAACTTGACAAGGAAGAACGCGAGCGTCTCGAAGACATCGTTGAGGATCTTCGCGAGCGCGTCGAGGATAACGTCGAATTTCAGCTCACGCAGAAAGGACTCGATGACGAGCCAGAGGACCTTGACGATCTCGATGAGAACACTCGGAAACTCGCCGAAGCTATCGATCTCGAAGGAGTCGATGGCCACACCTGGGATGAGGCATTCGAACAGTACGTAACTGGCGTCGGCTATACGATCGTCAATCGTCTCGCTGCGCTTCGATGCATGGAGGTGCGGGACTTCATCGACGAGGAGGTCACCGTCTTCAAGGACAACGGCCTGACACCCGCTGCTGAGACTCTCGTCCACGAAGAGTTCCTGCTGGAAGACGAAGCTATCATCCAGGCGTATCACAACGCTTGCGACAGATTGGCTGAAGAGATCGAGATTCTCTTCGACCGGGACTCGGCCTACAGCCAGGTTGACCCCGACGACGACACTTTCGAGGAACTCTGTGGGATGCTTGACGAGATCCCTAACGAAGTCTGGCGTGCCGACGACGTCCTTGGCTGGGTCTACGAATACTACAATCGTCCCGTTGTTGAGGCTCTCGACGCCAAGAACACGCTTGAACCTGAAGACGTTGGGCCTGCGAACCAATTCTATACGCCACACTGGGTCGTCCGGATGCTCACCGACAATTCACTCGGGAAGCTTTACCTCGAAGCGACCGGACAGGAGGACGCCATCCCGGAGCCTGAATCTCTCTCCCCCGAGGAGCGAAAGGAGCGCCTCGTCACACCTGAGGACTCGCCTAGCGTTCCTGAACTCTGTACGTACCTCATTCCAGACGAGGAGCCCGGCGATGCCCCGGAGTTTGACCACCCGCGGGAACTGCGGGTCATCGACCCAGCTTGTGGAAGCGGGCACTTCCTCCTTTACGCGTTCGACATCTTGGAGCGCATCTGGTGGGCGGAGACTGAGCTGGATCGTGCAGAGATACCTGCGAAGGTGCTGGAGCACAACCTCTACGGCGTTGACATCGATCTACGCTCCTGCCAGCTCTCGGCATTTAATCTGTACCTCAAAGCTCGAACGCGGGCTGAGGAGGAAGATGGCGAGTTCGAGATGCCGAACGTCGGAATTGTGTGTGCAGACGCCCGGGTCGCCGAGGTCGAGGAAGGTGCTGCGGTGCTGGACGAAATTACTGGCGAGGGGAGCGACCTGCGTGAGGCTATCGACGACGTTATCGAGACGTTCCAGCAGACCGAGGCACTCGGAAGCCTGCTGGACGTGAGTGGGACACTGGAGGAGGCGTTCGATTCCAGCAAGACGCAGTCTGAACTTACTGACTACAACGAGGGAGATCACCAGTCGCTCAATTCATTCCTGAAGGCACTTCGACGCGCCGTTGAAGAGCGGACGAGCGATTCCTTCGGTGAGCAGAACCTCCGGAGTTTTCTAAACCTGCTGGTGGTATTAACGCAAGAGTACGACGTCTCACTGATGAATCCTCCCTACGGGTCAGGCGGACGTATGCCTGATTCCGTACAGGACTACGTTTCGAATACCTACGACTACAAGGAGGAATACTACATCAACTTCTTCGAAGCGTGTAATCGCCGAACGAAGAACAATGGGCGGACGGGAATGCTCGTTCCGCGTTCGTTCATGTTCCTCAAAACCTTCGAGGAATTCAGGAAGGATTTCATCGGTGGGCAGGGTGCGTTTGACTTCCTCGCTGAATACGGTATTGACATCTTGGACAACGCAACTGTTCGAACTGCTGGGACAGTTGTTCGGTCAGATGTCGATAGCGAACAAGAAGGTACCTTCCTGAGGTTGGATGATGTTGAAAAAGGAGAGAAGGAAGATTCTTTTCTCTATTCTGCATTTGTATCTGCCGAAGAGGAGGGGATCCAGAGAGTATTCAGGAGAGAAATCTCGCAGTTCAATCTTGTTCCGGGGACGCCTCTCACCTATTGGATTCCCCGGTCACTGCGGGAATTGTATGACTCAGAAATAGTGCTTGATGCCGAGAATGCAGGACTCGAAAAAGACGGTATCTCCTCGATAAAGGTTGGTCTGCAAACAGGCGATGATAGCAGATTTACCCAGATGTTCTGGGAAAATCAATTGTCTGACTGGAGACCTCTGGCTAAGGGCGGGGAAGATTCATGGCTATTGCCCCGTGTGAGAAAAACTGTGTTGTGGGGGGAGGATGGAATTGAGGTTCGACGATATTCTGGCTCGTACCCGCGCAATTCGCAATATTATTTCCAAGAAGGAGTGACTTTCAACCGCGTAAAGGAGAACGGGAAGCGATTCGGTCATTTCCATTCTGGGTCCGTCTTTGGGGATAAGGGTCCAGTCATCTTCCCAGAAGATAATAAATGGGATATCCTGTCGTATTCAAACAGCCGATTGTTCACCTATCTGATGTTAGCACAGACGACAGAACGGATGTGGGAAGTCGGTCAGGTTTCAAAAATACCATGGCGAGACGAACTGGAGGTCCCAGAAAGACTATCCACGCTTTCTCGAGAATCCGTCTCGCACATCGTTTCTAAGCGCCAATATGACTTTGTGTCACCGTACTACGACGGTCCAGTCCTTCTTGACGTACTCGGCGAGAACAACACGCTCGATCTGTACGAGCACCCCCATCGTGAGCTACAGGAAGAACTAACCCTCGACTCCCCGTCCTCGACACCTGACGTGGAAGCGACCTTATCCGAGCTCGGGACTGCCGCCGCAACTCATCTCGAACGAATCGAAGCTGACCTCCAGTCCTGTGCCGATGAGATAGACGAAGCGGTGTTCGACTGCTTCGACATTTCCGAAGACCAGCGTGAAACCATTCTCCAAGAGATCGCCCTCCGTACCAACGAGGATCCACGCGAACAGGAGGAGTACAACCCCGAGTCCATAACGGAGCCCGGAGAGGACTTCCCGGAGCAGGTCAAAGACCTTCTCCTACACTTCGCCCTCCACGCTGTCCACGAGGCCGACGACGGCATCATTCCCCTCTCTGAGGTTGAGGGAGAGGACGACCTGCTGACCCACGTCGAGGACGAGTTCGAGCGTGTCTGGGGCGAGTACGCCGATGCCCGCCTAGCAGAAGTTGATGAAGTCCTGGGAAGCAGGTCTGCCGCCGAAGAGGCCTACCCTAACCTTCGGACGTGGCTAGAGGAGGACTTGTTCGACTACCACGTCTCGAAGTTCGACCGAGTACCTATCCTCTGGCGGTTCACCACCGAGCGGCTCGTCTCGGACCCCGAGGGCGAAGGATTCGGCTGTCTGGTCGACTACCATCAGCTGGACGACGGCGTCTTCGATCGCCTGCAGAACCACTATCTCGAACCGCGGAAGAATCTCCTTCGAGAGCGCCGCAGCGCCGCAAACCGACGACAGAGCGACGACTCTCTGTCGGCGAGCGACCAGGCTGAAGCCGCCGAGGAGTATGCCCGCTGTGAGAGTGGACTCGAACAGATCGAGGAGTTTGAGGAACGCTTGGCCGAACTCGCACAGCACGAACCCCGGGAGTGGCCCACAGAGCAGCAGGAAGTCGCCGACTCGGCGGCCGGCCGAGTCGCCGAATTCCGCGAGCAGACCGAGGAGCGACTCGAAATTGTCGATGAACTCGCCGAAATGGAGGACGTCGATATGGGAGAACTGTTCACCGGAAACTTCTACGAGAAGGTAGAGGACCAGCGTGAAGAATGGATCGGTGCGTTGGAGGATCTCGAAACGGCGTTCGACGCCTACGCAGCGGCTCCAGATCATCCCGTGGAAGCACACCTATACGATCTGTTTGACTACTATGCCAATGACCTCCTCGGCAGTTCGCACTTCGCGAGTAACGGCATCCTCTACATGACGTACTATTTTGACGACTTCGAAAAGGCAGATCAAGCCCGTCTTGATAGTGCCGGTGTCTCACGGCGACAGCGTCTGATCTCCCAACTTGCGAGCGACTTGGACGAGTATATCGAACTTGGTGAGTCCATCGCTGAGGACTGTGAGGAGGTCTCGTCGAAAATTCCATCTGATTGGGCCGACCGCGCACTCTCGGAAATCACGACCGCGGGATACCAGCCCAACCACAAACACGGCGTCGAGATCAATATCACGCCGCTTTCTGACGCCGAGATCGTGTCGAAAACCGTCGACGACGAGGTGCTCTAA
- the pglZ gene encoding BREX-5 system phosphatase PglZ produces MPATKTLPECGRDAIETAIDEAADDDPVVLWWDDGGYLRDIVESVSRSLGCEFHAAEQTPLELRADAPRDRTVWYVPRARSDDVDWFKDVENTGGVVEQHIGKLAARCFENDRLQAASIRTAYEDADESEREQVAKTLFQELNGQGGLPTLQGLQTKIVLDGHDDPVQFVLEHGTENLPDDTEDLLKIRDLLVGKGVAAVEGVTDEDALVTRTRRWAVAEWLVEEGFDKSLLDAEYQPEPSSGLGISRPELQSLLSKVEPERAEELAHVYLDPSARFWHDVLRTYDNPWELADCPVDASLEHELWDEWTQSFHAGEYETCANRASKRHQRLETTYGDVPWTHVWEQAVEVANLAHELETWEERGDTTDIVDLYGDVEDGTWQIDNAVFNLIISGEPECDLPEEHPATATLDDLRTSLTESRYLDYLGDLGDLVVDQIEAGSPFAGENYAHQFFDQEQEYLQSGQSVALFIVDALRFDLAHELAESIRRELPSLEVDENAWVGTLPSDTEFGKAALTPGSKFSFNIELDDGELVPERNGREINNYQRKKLLKDDGWSYIMQSEDHESGWGDTRVAYYWNDLDKAGEEELTDFEALFSDRIEKISDIICEKIEQGEWDRAYILADHGFVSLPQSVDINDIHPPDEAEKVTRRWVAGEKIDEDAPGVLLDENAHLGYLDEDTKISALADPIQRFRNQGLPDARFYHGGVLPQEFVLNFVTITQE; encoded by the coding sequence ATGCCTGCGACCAAGACCCTCCCTGAGTGTGGCCGCGACGCCATCGAGACTGCTATCGACGAAGCGGCCGATGATGATCCAGTCGTACTCTGGTGGGACGACGGTGGCTACCTTCGCGACATCGTTGAGAGCGTAAGCCGCTCGCTAGGCTGTGAGTTCCACGCAGCAGAACAGACGCCGCTGGAGTTGCGCGCCGACGCACCGCGTGATCGAACCGTCTGGTACGTTCCACGGGCACGCAGCGACGACGTAGACTGGTTCAAGGACGTCGAGAACACTGGTGGAGTCGTCGAACAGCACATCGGCAAACTCGCAGCACGCTGCTTCGAGAACGACCGCTTGCAGGCCGCCTCGATTCGCACGGCCTACGAAGATGCTGACGAGAGCGAACGCGAGCAGGTTGCAAAGACGCTCTTTCAGGAACTCAATGGCCAGGGCGGTCTACCGACGCTTCAGGGACTCCAGACGAAGATCGTCCTTGATGGCCACGACGATCCCGTGCAGTTCGTTCTCGAACACGGTACCGAGAACCTTCCGGACGATACCGAGGACCTGCTGAAGATCCGCGACCTGCTGGTCGGCAAGGGCGTCGCGGCTGTCGAGGGTGTTACCGACGAGGATGCGCTCGTGACGCGTACCCGCCGCTGGGCGGTCGCAGAGTGGCTCGTTGAGGAAGGCTTCGACAAGTCCCTGCTCGACGCCGAGTACCAGCCTGAGCCCAGTTCGGGACTCGGTATCTCTCGTCCCGAACTACAGTCACTGCTGAGCAAGGTCGAGCCCGAGCGTGCAGAAGAACTGGCACACGTCTATCTCGATCCCAGCGCCCGCTTCTGGCACGATGTCCTGCGCACCTATGACAACCCATGGGAACTCGCCGATTGTCCCGTCGACGCCTCTCTCGAACATGAGCTCTGGGACGAGTGGACGCAGTCGTTCCATGCCGGCGAGTACGAGACGTGCGCGAACCGCGCGTCCAAGCGCCACCAGCGCCTCGAGACGACCTACGGCGACGTTCCGTGGACGCACGTCTGGGAGCAGGCCGTTGAAGTTGCCAATCTCGCCCACGAACTCGAGACGTGGGAAGAGCGCGGCGACACGACTGACATCGTCGATCTCTACGGCGACGTCGAGGACGGTACCTGGCAGATCGACAACGCCGTCTTCAACCTCATTATCTCTGGTGAGCCGGAGTGTGATCTCCCCGAAGAGCATCCCGCGACGGCGACACTCGACGACCTGCGCACGTCACTAACGGAGTCACGCTATCTTGACTACCTCGGCGATCTCGGCGACCTCGTTGTCGACCAGATCGAAGCGGGCTCGCCGTTCGCCGGCGAAAACTACGCTCACCAGTTCTTCGACCAGGAACAAGAGTACCTCCAGAGTGGGCAGAGCGTCGCGTTGTTCATCGTCGACGCGCTGCGCTTCGACCTCGCGCACGAGCTGGCAGAATCTATTCGGCGTGAACTTCCGAGTCTCGAAGTTGACGAGAACGCCTGGGTCGGAACGCTCCCTTCGGACACCGAGTTCGGGAAGGCGGCACTCACGCCGGGCAGCAAGTTCAGCTTCAATATCGAACTCGATGATGGAGAACTCGTTCCGGAACGGAACGGCCGCGAGATCAATAACTACCAGCGCAAGAAGCTGCTGAAGGACGACGGCTGGAGTTACATCATGCAGAGCGAGGATCACGAGTCGGGGTGGGGAGATACCCGCGTCGCCTACTACTGGAACGATCTCGACAAGGCCGGAGAGGAGGAGCTGACCGACTTTGAGGCCCTGTTCAGCGATCGTATCGAGAAAATCTCGGACATCATCTGCGAGAAGATCGAACAAGGCGAGTGGGACCGAGCGTACATCCTCGCCGATCACGGCTTCGTCTCTCTCCCACAGAGCGTCGACATCAACGACATCCATCCACCAGATGAAGCCGAGAAAGTGACGCGTCGATGGGTTGCTGGTGAGAAGATCGACGAGGACGCACCTGGTGTTCTACTCGACGAGAATGCTCACCTAGGGTACCTCGATGAGGATACGAAGATTAGTGCTCTTGCTGACCCGATTCAGCGTTTCCGCAATCAGGGACTGCCCGACGCCCGATTCTACCACGGTGGCGTTCTCCCTCAAGAGTTTGTATTGAACTTCGTCACGATCACCCAGGAGTAA